A region from the Arvicola amphibius chromosome 12, mArvAmp1.2, whole genome shotgun sequence genome encodes:
- the Det1 gene encoding DET1 homolog, giving the protein MDHHVSTIKPRRIQNQNVIHRLERRRISSGRAGTHWHQVRVFHQNVFPNFTVVNVEKPPCFLRKFSPDGRYFIAFSSDQTSLEIYEYQGCQAAEDLLQGYEGEILSNGNDQRSVSIRGRLFERFFVLLHITNVAANGEHLNRECSLFTDDCRCVIVGSAAYLPDEPHPPFYEVYRNSESVTPNPRSPLEDYSLHIIDLHTGRLCDTRTFKCDKVVLSHNQGLYLYKNILAILSVQQQTIHVFQVTPEGTFIDVRTIGRFCYEDDLLTVSAVFPEVQRDSQAGMAHTFRDPFINSLKHRLLVYLWRRAEQDGSPMAKRRFFQYFDQLRQLRMWKMQLLDENHLFIKYTSEDVVTLRVTDPSQASFFVVYNMVTTEVIAVFENTSDELLELFENFCDLFRNATLHSEVQFPCSASSNNFARQIQRRFKDTIINAKYGGHTEAVRRLLGQLPISAQSYSGSPYLDLSLFSYDDKWVSVMERPKTCGDHPIRFYARDSGLLKFEIQAGLLGRPINHTVRRLVAFTFHPFEPFAISVQRTNAEYVVNFHMRHCCTSLPHHSRAAQDFAPA; this is encoded by the exons ATGGATCATCATGTTTCCACCATTAAACCCCGAAGAATCCAAAATCAGAATGTCATTCACCGCTTAGAACGCCGGCGAATCAGCTCAGGCAGGGCTGGGACCCACTGGCATCAGGTCCGCGTGTTCCACCAGAATGTCTTCCCTAACTTCACTGTTGTCAACGTTGAGAAGCCTCCTTGTTTCTTGCGTAAATTCTCACCTGATGGGCGCtactttattgctttttcttctgaCCAGACGTCTCTTGAAATTTATGAGTACCAGGGCTGTCAGGCAGCCGAGGACCTCTTGCAAGGCTATGAAGGGGAGATCTTGTCCAATGGCAATGATCAACGGTCAGTCAGCATCCGAGGCCGGCTTTTTGAACGTTTTTTCGTCCTGTTGCACATTACCAATGTAGCAGCCAACGGTGAGCACTTGAACCGGGAGTGTAGCCTCTTCACGGATGACTGCCGGTGTGTCATCGTGGGCTCCGCCGCCTATCTCCCAGATGAACCGCACCCTCCTTTCTACGAGGTCTATCGGAACAGTGAGTCAGTGACCCCCAACCCACGGTCCCCTCTGGAGGACTACTCCCTCCACATCATTGACCTTCACACGGGCCGTTTGTGTGACACACGCACCTTCAAGTGTGACAAAGTGGTCTTGTCACACAACCAGGGGCTGTACCTGTACAAGAACATCCTGGCCATCTTGTCTGTGCAGCAGCAGACAATCCACGTCTTCCAGGTGACGCCCGAAGGCACGTTTATCGATGTCCGGACCATCGGCCGCTTCTGCTATGAGGACGACCTGCTCACCGTGTCAGCCGTTTTCCCGGAGGTGCAGCGTGACAGTCAGGCAGGCATGGCCCACACCTTTAGGGACCCTTTCATCAACTCCCTGAAGCACCGCCTGCTGGTGTACCTGTGGCGCAGGGCCGAGCAGGATGGGAGCCCAATGGCCAAGAGGCGTTTCTTCCAGTACTTTGACCAGCTGCGGCAGCTGCGCATGTGGAAGATGCAGCTGCTAGATGAAAACCATCTGTTCATCAAATACACCAGCGAGGACGTAGTGACCCTGCGGGTCACAGACCCGTCTCAG GCCTCCTTCTTTGTGGTGTACAACATGGTGACAACAGAGGTGATCGCAGTGTTTGAGAACACATCCGATGAGCTTCTGGAGCTCTTTGAGAACTTCTGTGACCTCTTCCGCAATGCCACCCTGCACAGTGAAGTCCAGTTTCCTTGCTCAGCCTCTAGCAACAATTTTGCTCGGCAGATCCAGCGTCG GTTCAAAGACACGATTATAAATGCCAAGTATGGAGGCCACACGGAGGCTGTGCGTCGACTGCTAGGCCAGCTCCCCATCAGTGCCCAGTCTTACAGTGGCAGCCCCTACCTGGATTTGTCTCTCTTCAGCTACGATGACAAGTGGGTGTCAGTCATGGAGCGACCCAAGACTTGTGGAGATCACCCAATCAG GTTCTATGCCCGGGACTCTGGCTTGCTGAAGTTTGAGATTCAGGCAGGCTTGCTGGGCCGCCCCATCAACCACACAGTGCGGCGCCTCGTTGCCTTCACCTTTCACCCTTTTGAGCCGTTCGCTATTTCTGTGCAGAGGACTAACGCAGAGTACGTTGTCAACTTCCACATGCGGCACTGCTGCACCTCGCTGCCCCACCATAGCCGCGCTGCCCAGGACTTCGCCCCTGCTTGA